The Setaria viridis chromosome 2, Setaria_viridis_v4.0, whole genome shotgun sequence DNA window tcagaaacaaGCAATCGCTCATGAGTTCTGTTAGTATCCAATCAGCAAAGATCTTTCACAAAATGCATATAGTTCAGCTCAGGAAAGCTCAAGCAAGTAAATTGTAAACAAAGATTGGGAAAAAGATATTACTATAAGCTGCCACACATGCTTCTGAATGTGTGGCAAAATACATGCTTGTGAATGCAAACTGCCACAAGAGTATGTGTCATGAAACTCTCTAACAAAAGTATGTTACATCATTACAAACTACAAGGGTATCAACAACATAAAGCTAAATAATATGTGTCAGTAAATTCTTATGAGTCTAATAAACTATTGTTCAGTTGATCAGTGCTGAAAATTGAGTCAAAGACGCAAGAGAAAACACGTGAACAATTAAAACTAAGGCACTATCCAGCTAATGTATAAAACTGCTGCATTGTATCCAAGTCACTAGTGGCATGATTCTTACCAATGTTTAAGCGAGGAAAATTCACCCCCAAGAATTACATCAACATCCATGCTTTGGTGTTCATCTGCGATATCCTGTTACAAAATGCTTGATTTCTGCGTAGTCTAATACTTCCTCGACATTATGAAAAGAATAGCTCCACTTTGTGCTTATCAAATCAACAAGGAACTCAGACTGCTTATTGCCATTAGTCTGCCAAACAGAACCATAGAGGTATTTGAGTGTTACATTTATTTGGAGCAACAATAACAATATAATAAGATTTGCAAAGCAACATGAACCATGTGCATGTCACTTTGTAAGAAATGAGTCGAAGCTTAGTAAGGGGATAGGATTGGGGCAGTCACGAATCATAATGGGTGCAGAAGCAACAGTTTTATTGTCTCGTAGCTTGAGATACTTCCATAAGAACATCAAGTCTTTTAAACAAATTCAATGTTGCTTTACTAAGTGATCATAGATATTAAAGTTCCAATTTAGTTATATCGGAGAACATCTGGAAAGAAAAAGATTTAAGTTTCCAAATAACATAAACATGCTGAACTCATGAATCATATGTGTAGTGATAACATAACAGACTTCGAGAAAATGTCTTGGATGATGTTTTACCTCAAAAACAAATAAATCTCCAGGCTTCAGAACTGAAGATAACCCTTCACAAAGATTAAGCAGATGCTCAAGGCCGTCCTTGCCTCTGTCAAGCGCCAACTTTGGTTCATGCCAACCAACCTCAGGTCGCAGTCGAGGTAGATCATCAGTTGGTATATACGGGGGGTTACTAATCACACCCATGAGTTTTCCTTTCACATCTTCCAGAGTTTCGAACCATGAACCATGCCTTATTTCAACTTTATCCTAATTTCAACATAGCAAAACTCTAATCAACAGTGAGTTTCTAGTACTTCCGCAAGGTCAAACAAATTGAACTATTCTTAATAATTATAAACCCGGACTTTCTAGTTTTCCCTTTTACTTCCTAGACCTTTATTGACACTACTTAGGGTGTGTTAATGTGTCGCTCATAAATCTTTAGGTGGATAGGCTATCAGAGAATGATAGATACAGCATGTGCCAAAAATGCAAGCTGTAAATTAGCAGTTTGATACCTCGAACAAACATGTGAGCCGCGTTCTTCCTCAATTTCAAAGGGAAACACAATCCCTAGGCTCATGCTCACCTACATTCCGTACCTCTAGACATTGAGCCGCGCGACCTCGACGGCCACCTCGCTGACATCAACTGCGAACACCTTCCCCTCGGGTCCGAGGTCCCTCGCCATGGCCACGACGATGGCGCCGCTCCGGGTGCCGAGGTCCGCCCACCATCCATCCGCGAACCCCTCCACATTCCTCAccgggcggcggctggggccGGGTGGGTCGCCGGGCGGAGGAAGAGCGGGGCGGGGTggtgggggcggcgacgggggctgggcgccgggGGCCGGAGCCAGGGTCTAGTGGGGGTGGGAGCTGGGAGCTGGGGGCCGCCAGGG harbors:
- the LOC117846204 gene encoding LOW QUALITY PROTEIN: uncharacterized protein (The sequence of the model RefSeq protein was modified relative to this genomic sequence to represent the inferred CDS: substituted 2 bases at 2 genomic stop codons) — protein: MALALHLRQALATASTTTLAPAPGAQPPSPPPPPRPALPPPGDPPGPSRRPVRNVEGFADGWWADLGTRSGAIVVAMARDLGPEGKVFAVDVSEVAVEVARLNVXRYGMXDKVEIRHGSWFETLEDVKGKLMGVISNPPYIPTDDLPRLRPEVGWHEPKLALDRGKDGLEHLLNLCEGLSSVLKPGDLFVFETNGNKQSEFLVDLISTKWSYSFHNVEEVLDYAEIKHFVTGYRR